In Myripristis murdjan chromosome 2, fMyrMur1.1, whole genome shotgun sequence, a genomic segment contains:
- the LOC115371907 gene encoding mitogen-activated protein kinase kinase kinase kinase 4-like isoform X6 — protein sequence MANDSPAKSLVDIDLASLRDPAGIFELVEVVGNGTYGQVYKGRHVKTGQLAAIKVMDVTEDEEEEIKLEINMLKKYSHHRNIATYYGAFIKKSPPGHDDQLWLVMEFCGAGSITDLVKNTKGNQLKEDWIAYISREILRGLAHLHAHHVIHRDIKGQNVLLTENAEVKLVDFGVSAQLDRTVGRRNTFIGTPYWMAPEVIACDENPDATYDYRSDLWSCGITAIEMAEGAPPLCDMHPMRALFLIPRNPPPRLKSKKWSKKFFSFIESCLVKNYTQRPPTEQLLKHPFIRDQPNERQVRIQLKDHIDRTKKKRGEKDETEYEYSGSEEEEEDPPEQEGEPSSIVNVPGESTLRRDFIRLQQENKERSEALRRQQLLQEQQLREQEEYKRQLLAERQKRIEQQKEQRRRLEEQQRREREMRRQQEREQRRREQEEKRRIEEMDRRRKEEEERRRAEDEKRRNDREQEYIRRQLEEEQRHLEMLQQQLLHEQAMLLADERYRKNIQGSPQTAPPPKQPPLPPRSSEPFSNGGPSSEASAMHRPMEPQVPVRTTSRSPVLSRRESPLPTQPGNQGGQRNAGSNAEQRPLWDRVEKLQPRPGSGSSSGSSNSSSQASSGDRFRPRCESPASSKSEGSPLQRPENAAKKPDDKNLARPNRPADLTALAKELRAVDDVRPPHKVTDYSSSSEDSGTTDEDDDEEVDQEAGEESTSGAEDSRAGYSHGFRRRLSNGETESLKTMLAEDSESDQATTPSKDGTLVIRQSTGDIKRLVNMSSSSSSAGPGHGHGQPHPPSHGHPEKNGFASRIHHLPDLIQQSHHPPTSATSIPSSSSSSSSFPSSSSHASPAMSPQNPLDKLTAMETQSASNTMTKHKSSSSFTPFIDPRLLQISPSSGSSLNNMAGFGQDGRLADALRSDPSRKGSVVNVNPVNTRPPSDTPEIRKYKKRFNSEILCAALWGVNLLVGTESGLMLLDRSGQGKVYPLINRRRIQQMDVLEGLNVLVTISGKKNKLRVYYLSWLRNKILHNDPEVEKKQGWVTVGDLEGCVHYKVVKYERIKFLVLALKNSVEVYAWAPKPYHKFMAFKSFGDLVHKPLLVDLTVEEGQRLKVIYGSCSGFHAVDVDSGAVYDIYLPTHIQTNIQSHAIIILPNTDGIELLVCYEDEGVYVNTYGRITKDVVLQWGEMPTSVAYIRSNQIMGWGEKAIEIRSVETGHLDGVFMHKRAQRLKFLCERNDKVFFASVRSGGASQVYFMTLGRSSLMSW from the exons GGACGGCATGTCAAGACCGGACAGCTGGCCGCCATTAAGGTCATGGACGTCACAGAG gatgaagaggaggaaattAAACTGGAGATCAATATGCTGAAGAAGTATTCCCACCACAGAAACATAGCCACCTACTATGGCGCTTTCATTAAGAAGAGTCCCCCAGGCCATGATGACCAGCTATGG TTGGTGATGGAGTTCTGCGGTGCCGGTTCGATCACAGACCTGGTGAAGAACACCAAAGGCAACCAGCTGAAGGAAGACTGGATCGCTTACATCTCCAGAGAAATCCTCAGA GGTTTGGCCCACTTGCACGCCCACCATGTCATCCACCGTGACATCAAGGGTCAGAACGTCCTGCTGACTGAGAACGCCGAGGTCAAACTGG TGGACTTTGGCGTGAGCGCCCAGCTGGACCGGACAGTCGGGAGGAGAAACACCTTCATCGGGACGCCATATTGGATGGCCCCTGAAGTCATCGCTTGTGATGAAAACCCAGACGCCACATACGATTACAGA AGTGATCTGTGGTCCTGTGGTATCACGGCTATTGAGATGGCTGAAGGAGCGCCAC cgcTGTGTGACATGCACCCAATGCGTGCGCTCTTCCTCATCCCAAGAAACCCTCCCCCCAGGCTCAAATCTAAAAAATG GTCCAaaaagttcttcagcttcatcGAGAGCTGTCTGGTGAAGAACTACACGCAGCGCCCCcccacagagcagctgctgaagCACCCCTTCATCCGAGACCAGCCCAACGAGAGGCAGGTCCGCATCCAGCTCAAAGACCACATCGACCGCACcaagaagaagaggggagagaagg ATGAGACGGAGTATGAGTACAGTggcagtgaggaggaagaagaggatcctccagagcaggagggagagcCCAG cTCCATTGTCAACGTGCCGGGCGAGTCGACTCTGCGCCGCGACTTCATCCGCCTGCAGCAGGAGAACAAGGAGCGGTCGGAGGCACTGCGCcgccagcagctcctccaggagCAGCAGCTCCGTGAGCAGGAAGAGTACAAGCGCCAACTATtggcagagaggcagaaacGCATCGAGCAGcagaaggagcagaggaggcgGCTGGAGGAG CAACAACGACGCGAACGCGAGATGAGGAGGCAACAGGAGCGTGAGCAGCGTCGTCGTGAGCAAGAGGAGAAGAGGCGCATCGAGGAGATGGATCGCAGgcggaaagaagaggaggaacgcCGGCGGGCTGAAGACGAGAAGAGGAGGAACGACCGTGAGCAG GAGTACATCCGCcgtcagctggaggaggagcagaggcacCTTGagatgctgcagcagcagctgctccatgAACAGGCCATGCTgctg GCTGATGAGCGGTACCGCAAGAACATTCAGGGCTCCCCTCAGACCGCCCCGCCTCCCAAGCAGCCCCCTCTGCCCCCCCGCTCCTCTGAACCCTTCTCTAATGGCGGCCCCTCCTCCGAGGCGTCCGCCATGCACCGGCCCATGGAGCCACAG GTGCCGGTGAGGACGACATCCAGGTCTCCCGTACTGTCGCGCCGAGAGTCTCCTCTACCGACACAGCCCGGCAACCAGGGTGGACAGAGGAACGCTGGCAG TAATGCAGAGCAGCGTCCGCTGTGGGACCGGGTGGAGAAGCTGCAGCCCCGGCCAGGCAGCGGCAGCTCCTCCGGCTCCTCCAACTCCAGCTCCCAGGCCAGCTCCGGAGACCGCTTCAGGCCACGCTGTGAGTCCCCTG CTTCCTCCAAGTCTGAGGGATCACCTCTCCAGCGGCCTGAGAACGCTGCCAAAAAACCTGATGACAAGAACCTCGCCAGACCCAACCGGCCAGCT GACCTGACAGCTCTTGCCAAAGAGCTTCGTGCGGTAGATGACGTGCGGCCACCCCACAAGGTGACCGACTACTCCTCCTCAAGTGAGGATTCAGGCACTACCGATGAAGACGACGATGAGGAGGTGGACCAGGAGGCAGGAGAAGAGTCCACCTCGGGAGCAGAGGACTCCAGGGCCGG ATATTCCCATGGCTTCCGCAGGAGGCTGAGTAACGGGGAGACGGAGTCCCTGAAGACGATGCTGGCTGAAGACTCAGAGAGCGACCAAGCCACCACGCCCTCCAAGGACGGCACCCTGGTCATCAGACAG AGCACCGGTGACATAAAGCGGTTGGTCAATatgtcatcctcctcttcctcggctGGCCCTGGTCACGGCCACGGCCAGCCGCACCCCCCCAGCCATGGCCACCCGGAGAAAAATGGCTTTGCCAGCCGCATACACCACCTACCAGACCTTATCCAGCAGAGCCATCACCCCCCTACCTCTGCCACATCCataccttcctcctcctcctcctcttcctccttcccctcaTCATCTAGCCATGCCAGCCCTGCCATGTCCCCCCAGAACCCCCTGGACAAGCTCACTGCCATGGAG ACCCAGTCGGCCAGCAACACCATGACGAAACACaagtcctcctcttcctttacTCCATTTATCGACCCACGCCTCCTCCAGATCTCCCCTTCCAGCGGCAGCTCCTTAAACAACATGG CTGGATTTGGGCAGGACGGACGCCTGGCGGACGCCTTGAGGTCCGACCCGTCCCGTAAGGGCTCGGTGGTCAACGTCAACCCGGTCAACACGCGCCCGCCGAGCGACACGCCGGAGATTCGCAAGTACAAGAAGAGGTTCAACTCTGAGATTCTGTGTGCTGCACTCTGGG GAGTGAACCTGCTGGTGGGGACAGAGAGCGGTCTGATGCTGCTGGACCGGAGCGGTCAGGGAAAGGTTTACCCACTGATCAACAGGCGACGCATCCAGCAGATGGACGTCCTGGAGGGACTCAACGTCCTGGTCACCATATCAG GTAAGAAGAACAAGCTGCGAGTGTACTACTTGTCGTGGCTCAGGAACAAGATTTTGCACAACGACCCAGAggtggagaagaagcagggCTGGGTCACCGTGGGTGACCTGGAGGGCTGCGTCCACTACAAAGTCG tcAAGTACGAGAGGATCAAGTTTTTGGTGCTGGCCTTGAAGAACTCTGTGGAGGTGTACGCCTGGGCCCCCAAACCCTACCACAAGTTCATGGCTTTCAAG TCTTTTGGTGACCTGGTGCATAAGCCCCTGCTGGTCGACCTGACGGTGGAGGAAGGCCAGAGGTTAAAGGTCATCTATGGCTCCTGCTCAGGCTTTCATGCTGTGGATGTGGACTCTGGCGCTGTGTATGACATCTACCTGCCCACACAT ATCCAGACCAACATCCAGTCCCATGCCATCATCATCTTGCCCAACACGGACGGGATCGAGCTGCTGGTGTGTTACGAGGACGAGGGCGTCTATGTCAACACCTACGGCCGCATCACCAAGGACGTGGTGCTGCAGTGGGGAGAGATGCCCACCTCAGTGG cctACATTAGGTCGAACCAGATCATGGGCTGGGGAGAGAAGGCCATAGAGATCCGCTCGGTGGAGACGGGCCACCTGGACGGCGTCTTCATGCACAAGAGAGCCCAGAGACTCAAGTTCCTTTGTGAAAGAAATGACAAG GTCTTCTTTGCATCTGTGCGCTCCGGCGGCGCCAGCCAGGTCTACTTCATGACCCTGGGACGCTCCTCCCTGATGAGCTGGTAG
- the LOC115371907 gene encoding mitogen-activated protein kinase kinase kinase kinase 4-like isoform X5 translates to MANDSPAKSLVDIDLASLRDPAGIFELVEVVGNGTYGQVYKGRHVKTGQLAAIKVMDVTEDEEEEIKLEINMLKKYSHHRNIATYYGAFIKKSPPGHDDQLWLVMEFCGAGSITDLVKNTKGNQLKEDWIAYISREILRGLAHLHAHHVIHRDIKGQNVLLTENAEVKLVDFGVSAQLDRTVGRRNTFIGTPYWMAPEVIACDENPDATYDYRSDLWSCGITAIEMAEGAPPLCDMHPMRALFLIPRNPPPRLKSKKWSKKFFSFIESCLVKNYTQRPPTEQLLKHPFIRDQPNERQVRIQLKDHIDRTKKKRGEKDETEYEYSGSEEEEEDPPEQEGEPSSIVNVPGESTLRRDFIRLQQENKERSEALRRQQLLQEQQLREQEEYKRQLLAERQKRIEQQKEQRRRLEEQQRREREMRRQQEREQRRREQEEKRRIEEMDRRRKEEEERRRAEDEKRRNDREQEYIRRQLEEEQRHLEMLQQQLLHEQAMLLADERYRKNIQGSPQTAPPPKQPPLPPRSSEPFSNGGPSSEASAMHRPMEPQVQWSHLAALKSSNSAAPSPPPPPPPVVSRSQSFSEPGGVASSFAQLHLRSQDPHHHHHHQSPARTDPQPQLPHHHHHPQAQPRAEHPAPAPSDEVPPRVPVRTTSRSPVLSRRESPLPTQPGNQGGQRNAGSNAEQRPLWDRVEKLQPRPGSGSSSGSSNSSSQASSGDRFRPRCESPASSKSEGSPLQRPENAAKKPDDKNLARPNRPADLTALAKELRAVDDVRPPHKVTDYSSSSEDSGTTDEDDDEEVDQEAGEESTSGAEDSRAGYSHGFRRRLSNGETESLKTMLAEDSESDQATTPSKDGTLVIRQTQSASNTMTKHKSSSSFTPFIDPRLLQISPSSGSSLNNMAGFGQDGRLADALRSDPSRKGSVVNVNPVNTRPPSDTPEIRKYKKRFNSEILCAALWGVNLLVGTESGLMLLDRSGQGKVYPLINRRRIQQMDVLEGLNVLVTISGKKNKLRVYYLSWLRNKILHNDPEVEKKQGWVTVGDLEGCVHYKVVKYERIKFLVLALKNSVEVYAWAPKPYHKFMAFKSFGDLVHKPLLVDLTVEEGQRLKVIYGSCSGFHAVDVDSGAVYDIYLPTHIQTNIQSHAIIILPNTDGIELLVCYEDEGVYVNTYGRITKDVVLQWGEMPTSVAYIRSNQIMGWGEKAIEIRSVETGHLDGVFMHKRAQRLKFLCERNDKVFFASVRSGGASQVYFMTLGRSSLMSW, encoded by the exons GGACGGCATGTCAAGACCGGACAGCTGGCCGCCATTAAGGTCATGGACGTCACAGAG gatgaagaggaggaaattAAACTGGAGATCAATATGCTGAAGAAGTATTCCCACCACAGAAACATAGCCACCTACTATGGCGCTTTCATTAAGAAGAGTCCCCCAGGCCATGATGACCAGCTATGG TTGGTGATGGAGTTCTGCGGTGCCGGTTCGATCACAGACCTGGTGAAGAACACCAAAGGCAACCAGCTGAAGGAAGACTGGATCGCTTACATCTCCAGAGAAATCCTCAGA GGTTTGGCCCACTTGCACGCCCACCATGTCATCCACCGTGACATCAAGGGTCAGAACGTCCTGCTGACTGAGAACGCCGAGGTCAAACTGG TGGACTTTGGCGTGAGCGCCCAGCTGGACCGGACAGTCGGGAGGAGAAACACCTTCATCGGGACGCCATATTGGATGGCCCCTGAAGTCATCGCTTGTGATGAAAACCCAGACGCCACATACGATTACAGA AGTGATCTGTGGTCCTGTGGTATCACGGCTATTGAGATGGCTGAAGGAGCGCCAC cgcTGTGTGACATGCACCCAATGCGTGCGCTCTTCCTCATCCCAAGAAACCCTCCCCCCAGGCTCAAATCTAAAAAATG GTCCAaaaagttcttcagcttcatcGAGAGCTGTCTGGTGAAGAACTACACGCAGCGCCCCcccacagagcagctgctgaagCACCCCTTCATCCGAGACCAGCCCAACGAGAGGCAGGTCCGCATCCAGCTCAAAGACCACATCGACCGCACcaagaagaagaggggagagaagg ATGAGACGGAGTATGAGTACAGTggcagtgaggaggaagaagaggatcctccagagcaggagggagagcCCAG cTCCATTGTCAACGTGCCGGGCGAGTCGACTCTGCGCCGCGACTTCATCCGCCTGCAGCAGGAGAACAAGGAGCGGTCGGAGGCACTGCGCcgccagcagctcctccaggagCAGCAGCTCCGTGAGCAGGAAGAGTACAAGCGCCAACTATtggcagagaggcagaaacGCATCGAGCAGcagaaggagcagaggaggcgGCTGGAGGAG CAACAACGACGCGAACGCGAGATGAGGAGGCAACAGGAGCGTGAGCAGCGTCGTCGTGAGCAAGAGGAGAAGAGGCGCATCGAGGAGATGGATCGCAGgcggaaagaagaggaggaacgcCGGCGGGCTGAAGACGAGAAGAGGAGGAACGACCGTGAGCAG GAGTACATCCGCcgtcagctggaggaggagcagaggcacCTTGagatgctgcagcagcagctgctccatgAACAGGCCATGCTgctg GCTGATGAGCGGTACCGCAAGAACATTCAGGGCTCCCCTCAGACCGCCCCGCCTCCCAAGCAGCCCCCTCTGCCCCCCCGCTCCTCTGAACCCTTCTCTAATGGCGGCCCCTCCTCCGAGGCGTCCGCCATGCACCGGCCCATGGAGCCACAG GTCCAGTGGTCTCACCTGGCCGCTCTAAAGAGCAGCAACAGCGCcgccccctctcctcctcctcctcctccgcccgTGGTGTCTCGCTCGCAGTCCTTCAGCGAGCCTGGCGGCGTGGCCTCTAGCTTTGCACAACTCCACCTGCGCTCCCAGGAcccccaccatcaccaccaccaccaatcgCCCGCACGCACTGACCCCCAGCCCCaactcccccaccaccaccaccacccccaggCCCAGCCGCGGGCCGAGCACCCGGCCCCAGCCCCCAGCGACGAGGTGCCTCCCAGG GTGCCGGTGAGGACGACATCCAGGTCTCCCGTACTGTCGCGCCGAGAGTCTCCTCTACCGACACAGCCCGGCAACCAGGGTGGACAGAGGAACGCTGGCAG TAATGCAGAGCAGCGTCCGCTGTGGGACCGGGTGGAGAAGCTGCAGCCCCGGCCAGGCAGCGGCAGCTCCTCCGGCTCCTCCAACTCCAGCTCCCAGGCCAGCTCCGGAGACCGCTTCAGGCCACGCTGTGAGTCCCCTG CTTCCTCCAAGTCTGAGGGATCACCTCTCCAGCGGCCTGAGAACGCTGCCAAAAAACCTGATGACAAGAACCTCGCCAGACCCAACCGGCCAGCT GACCTGACAGCTCTTGCCAAAGAGCTTCGTGCGGTAGATGACGTGCGGCCACCCCACAAGGTGACCGACTACTCCTCCTCAAGTGAGGATTCAGGCACTACCGATGAAGACGACGATGAGGAGGTGGACCAGGAGGCAGGAGAAGAGTCCACCTCGGGAGCAGAGGACTCCAGGGCCGG ATATTCCCATGGCTTCCGCAGGAGGCTGAGTAACGGGGAGACGGAGTCCCTGAAGACGATGCTGGCTGAAGACTCAGAGAGCGACCAAGCCACCACGCCCTCCAAGGACGGCACCCTGGTCATCAGACAG ACCCAGTCGGCCAGCAACACCATGACGAAACACaagtcctcctcttcctttacTCCATTTATCGACCCACGCCTCCTCCAGATCTCCCCTTCCAGCGGCAGCTCCTTAAACAACATGG CTGGATTTGGGCAGGACGGACGCCTGGCGGACGCCTTGAGGTCCGACCCGTCCCGTAAGGGCTCGGTGGTCAACGTCAACCCGGTCAACACGCGCCCGCCGAGCGACACGCCGGAGATTCGCAAGTACAAGAAGAGGTTCAACTCTGAGATTCTGTGTGCTGCACTCTGGG GAGTGAACCTGCTGGTGGGGACAGAGAGCGGTCTGATGCTGCTGGACCGGAGCGGTCAGGGAAAGGTTTACCCACTGATCAACAGGCGACGCATCCAGCAGATGGACGTCCTGGAGGGACTCAACGTCCTGGTCACCATATCAG GTAAGAAGAACAAGCTGCGAGTGTACTACTTGTCGTGGCTCAGGAACAAGATTTTGCACAACGACCCAGAggtggagaagaagcagggCTGGGTCACCGTGGGTGACCTGGAGGGCTGCGTCCACTACAAAGTCG tcAAGTACGAGAGGATCAAGTTTTTGGTGCTGGCCTTGAAGAACTCTGTGGAGGTGTACGCCTGGGCCCCCAAACCCTACCACAAGTTCATGGCTTTCAAG TCTTTTGGTGACCTGGTGCATAAGCCCCTGCTGGTCGACCTGACGGTGGAGGAAGGCCAGAGGTTAAAGGTCATCTATGGCTCCTGCTCAGGCTTTCATGCTGTGGATGTGGACTCTGGCGCTGTGTATGACATCTACCTGCCCACACAT ATCCAGACCAACATCCAGTCCCATGCCATCATCATCTTGCCCAACACGGACGGGATCGAGCTGCTGGTGTGTTACGAGGACGAGGGCGTCTATGTCAACACCTACGGCCGCATCACCAAGGACGTGGTGCTGCAGTGGGGAGAGATGCCCACCTCAGTGG cctACATTAGGTCGAACCAGATCATGGGCTGGGGAGAGAAGGCCATAGAGATCCGCTCGGTGGAGACGGGCCACCTGGACGGCGTCTTCATGCACAAGAGAGCCCAGAGACTCAAGTTCCTTTGTGAAAGAAATGACAAG GTCTTCTTTGCATCTGTGCGCTCCGGCGGCGCCAGCCAGGTCTACTTCATGACCCTGGGACGCTCCTCCCTGATGAGCTGGTAG
- the LOC115371907 gene encoding mitogen-activated protein kinase kinase kinase kinase 4-like isoform X9: MANDSPAKSLVDIDLASLRDPAGIFELVEVVGNGTYGQVYKGRHVKTGQLAAIKVMDVTEDEEEEIKLEINMLKKYSHHRNIATYYGAFIKKSPPGHDDQLWLVMEFCGAGSITDLVKNTKGNQLKEDWIAYISREILRGLAHLHAHHVIHRDIKGQNVLLTENAEVKLVDFGVSAQLDRTVGRRNTFIGTPYWMAPEVIACDENPDATYDYRSDLWSCGITAIEMAEGAPPLCDMHPMRALFLIPRNPPPRLKSKKWSKKFFSFIESCLVKNYTQRPPTEQLLKHPFIRDQPNERQVRIQLKDHIDRTKKKRGEKDETEYEYSGSEEEEEDPPEQEGEPSSIVNVPGESTLRRDFIRLQQENKERSEALRRQQLLQEQQLREQEEYKRQLLAERQKRIEQQKEQRRRLEEQQRREREMRRQQEREQRRREQEEKRRIEEMDRRRKEEEERRRAEDEKRRNDREQEYIRRQLEEEQRHLEMLQQQLLHEQAMLLADERYRKNIQGSPQTAPPPKQPPLPPRSSEPFSNGGPSSEASAMHRPMEPQVQWSHLAALKSSNSAAPSPPPPPPPVVSRSQSFSEPGGVASSFAQLHLRSQDPHHHHHHQSPARTDPQPQLPHHHHHPQAQPRAEHPAPAPSDEVPPRVPVRTTSRSPVLSRRESPLPTQPGNQGGQRNAGSNAEQRPLWDRVEKLQPRPGSGSSSGSSNSSSQASSGDRFRPRSSSKSEGSPLQRPENAAKKPDDKNLARPNRPADLTALAKELRAVDDVRPPHKVTDYSSSSEDSGTTDEDDDEEVDQEAGEESTSGAEDSRAGYSHGFRRRLSNGETESLKTMLAEDSESDQATTPSKDGTLVIRQTQSASNTMTKHKSSSSFTPFIDPRLLQISPSSGSSLNNMAGFGQDGRLADALRSDPSRKGSVVNVNPVNTRPPSDTPEIRKYKKRFNSEILCAALWGVNLLVGTESGLMLLDRSGQGKVYPLINRRRIQQMDVLEGLNVLVTISGKKNKLRVYYLSWLRNKILHNDPEVEKKQGWVTVGDLEGCVHYKVVKYERIKFLVLALKNSVEVYAWAPKPYHKFMAFKSFGDLVHKPLLVDLTVEEGQRLKVIYGSCSGFHAVDVDSGAVYDIYLPTHIQTNIQSHAIIILPNTDGIELLVCYEDEGVYVNTYGRITKDVVLQWGEMPTSVAYIRSNQIMGWGEKAIEIRSVETGHLDGVFMHKRAQRLKFLCERNDKVFFASVRSGGASQVYFMTLGRSSLMSW, from the exons GGACGGCATGTCAAGACCGGACAGCTGGCCGCCATTAAGGTCATGGACGTCACAGAG gatgaagaggaggaaattAAACTGGAGATCAATATGCTGAAGAAGTATTCCCACCACAGAAACATAGCCACCTACTATGGCGCTTTCATTAAGAAGAGTCCCCCAGGCCATGATGACCAGCTATGG TTGGTGATGGAGTTCTGCGGTGCCGGTTCGATCACAGACCTGGTGAAGAACACCAAAGGCAACCAGCTGAAGGAAGACTGGATCGCTTACATCTCCAGAGAAATCCTCAGA GGTTTGGCCCACTTGCACGCCCACCATGTCATCCACCGTGACATCAAGGGTCAGAACGTCCTGCTGACTGAGAACGCCGAGGTCAAACTGG TGGACTTTGGCGTGAGCGCCCAGCTGGACCGGACAGTCGGGAGGAGAAACACCTTCATCGGGACGCCATATTGGATGGCCCCTGAAGTCATCGCTTGTGATGAAAACCCAGACGCCACATACGATTACAGA AGTGATCTGTGGTCCTGTGGTATCACGGCTATTGAGATGGCTGAAGGAGCGCCAC cgcTGTGTGACATGCACCCAATGCGTGCGCTCTTCCTCATCCCAAGAAACCCTCCCCCCAGGCTCAAATCTAAAAAATG GTCCAaaaagttcttcagcttcatcGAGAGCTGTCTGGTGAAGAACTACACGCAGCGCCCCcccacagagcagctgctgaagCACCCCTTCATCCGAGACCAGCCCAACGAGAGGCAGGTCCGCATCCAGCTCAAAGACCACATCGACCGCACcaagaagaagaggggagagaagg ATGAGACGGAGTATGAGTACAGTggcagtgaggaggaagaagaggatcctccagagcaggagggagagcCCAG cTCCATTGTCAACGTGCCGGGCGAGTCGACTCTGCGCCGCGACTTCATCCGCCTGCAGCAGGAGAACAAGGAGCGGTCGGAGGCACTGCGCcgccagcagctcctccaggagCAGCAGCTCCGTGAGCAGGAAGAGTACAAGCGCCAACTATtggcagagaggcagaaacGCATCGAGCAGcagaaggagcagaggaggcgGCTGGAGGAG CAACAACGACGCGAACGCGAGATGAGGAGGCAACAGGAGCGTGAGCAGCGTCGTCGTGAGCAAGAGGAGAAGAGGCGCATCGAGGAGATGGATCGCAGgcggaaagaagaggaggaacgcCGGCGGGCTGAAGACGAGAAGAGGAGGAACGACCGTGAGCAG GAGTACATCCGCcgtcagctggaggaggagcagaggcacCTTGagatgctgcagcagcagctgctccatgAACAGGCCATGCTgctg GCTGATGAGCGGTACCGCAAGAACATTCAGGGCTCCCCTCAGACCGCCCCGCCTCCCAAGCAGCCCCCTCTGCCCCCCCGCTCCTCTGAACCCTTCTCTAATGGCGGCCCCTCCTCCGAGGCGTCCGCCATGCACCGGCCCATGGAGCCACAG GTCCAGTGGTCTCACCTGGCCGCTCTAAAGAGCAGCAACAGCGCcgccccctctcctcctcctcctcctccgcccgTGGTGTCTCGCTCGCAGTCCTTCAGCGAGCCTGGCGGCGTGGCCTCTAGCTTTGCACAACTCCACCTGCGCTCCCAGGAcccccaccatcaccaccaccaccaatcgCCCGCACGCACTGACCCCCAGCCCCaactcccccaccaccaccaccacccccaggCCCAGCCGCGGGCCGAGCACCCGGCCCCAGCCCCCAGCGACGAGGTGCCTCCCAGG GTGCCGGTGAGGACGACATCCAGGTCTCCCGTACTGTCGCGCCGAGAGTCTCCTCTACCGACACAGCCCGGCAACCAGGGTGGACAGAGGAACGCTGGCAG TAATGCAGAGCAGCGTCCGCTGTGGGACCGGGTGGAGAAGCTGCAGCCCCGGCCAGGCAGCGGCAGCTCCTCCGGCTCCTCCAACTCCAGCTCCCAGGCCAGCTCCGGAGACCGCTTCAGGCCACGCT CTTCCTCCAAGTCTGAGGGATCACCTCTCCAGCGGCCTGAGAACGCTGCCAAAAAACCTGATGACAAGAACCTCGCCAGACCCAACCGGCCAGCT GACCTGACAGCTCTTGCCAAAGAGCTTCGTGCGGTAGATGACGTGCGGCCACCCCACAAGGTGACCGACTACTCCTCCTCAAGTGAGGATTCAGGCACTACCGATGAAGACGACGATGAGGAGGTGGACCAGGAGGCAGGAGAAGAGTCCACCTCGGGAGCAGAGGACTCCAGGGCCGG ATATTCCCATGGCTTCCGCAGGAGGCTGAGTAACGGGGAGACGGAGTCCCTGAAGACGATGCTGGCTGAAGACTCAGAGAGCGACCAAGCCACCACGCCCTCCAAGGACGGCACCCTGGTCATCAGACAG ACCCAGTCGGCCAGCAACACCATGACGAAACACaagtcctcctcttcctttacTCCATTTATCGACCCACGCCTCCTCCAGATCTCCCCTTCCAGCGGCAGCTCCTTAAACAACATGG CTGGATTTGGGCAGGACGGACGCCTGGCGGACGCCTTGAGGTCCGACCCGTCCCGTAAGGGCTCGGTGGTCAACGTCAACCCGGTCAACACGCGCCCGCCGAGCGACACGCCGGAGATTCGCAAGTACAAGAAGAGGTTCAACTCTGAGATTCTGTGTGCTGCACTCTGGG GAGTGAACCTGCTGGTGGGGACAGAGAGCGGTCTGATGCTGCTGGACCGGAGCGGTCAGGGAAAGGTTTACCCACTGATCAACAGGCGACGCATCCAGCAGATGGACGTCCTGGAGGGACTCAACGTCCTGGTCACCATATCAG GTAAGAAGAACAAGCTGCGAGTGTACTACTTGTCGTGGCTCAGGAACAAGATTTTGCACAACGACCCAGAggtggagaagaagcagggCTGGGTCACCGTGGGTGACCTGGAGGGCTGCGTCCACTACAAAGTCG tcAAGTACGAGAGGATCAAGTTTTTGGTGCTGGCCTTGAAGAACTCTGTGGAGGTGTACGCCTGGGCCCCCAAACCCTACCACAAGTTCATGGCTTTCAAG TCTTTTGGTGACCTGGTGCATAAGCCCCTGCTGGTCGACCTGACGGTGGAGGAAGGCCAGAGGTTAAAGGTCATCTATGGCTCCTGCTCAGGCTTTCATGCTGTGGATGTGGACTCTGGCGCTGTGTATGACATCTACCTGCCCACACAT ATCCAGACCAACATCCAGTCCCATGCCATCATCATCTTGCCCAACACGGACGGGATCGAGCTGCTGGTGTGTTACGAGGACGAGGGCGTCTATGTCAACACCTACGGCCGCATCACCAAGGACGTGGTGCTGCAGTGGGGAGAGATGCCCACCTCAGTGG cctACATTAGGTCGAACCAGATCATGGGCTGGGGAGAGAAGGCCATAGAGATCCGCTCGGTGGAGACGGGCCACCTGGACGGCGTCTTCATGCACAAGAGAGCCCAGAGACTCAAGTTCCTTTGTGAAAGAAATGACAAG GTCTTCTTTGCATCTGTGCGCTCCGGCGGCGCCAGCCAGGTCTACTTCATGACCCTGGGACGCTCCTCCCTGATGAGCTGGTAG